The following coding sequences lie in one Polynucleobacter asymbioticus genomic window:
- a CDS encoding AzlC family ABC transporter permease, whose product MSSANQPYIDPSEIALKGSVVERFKNRRDAFWAGIRDAAGAPAMVLFAGMVGFGAMGKTNGMDAWFTGATSFFMFALPGQVVLLEMAITGSSVIAIALAVTLTSTRFITMTVTLFPQLHEKDRNRSLYASVHLLAMTAWAISMREFQTIEAKHRSSYFMGLGLLCWLISVPGTILGYFLAGMVPPAITLGLVFINPLFFLLTFTEVEPWVNRIAIGLGFILGPFFFIWDRDTSLLTTGLVAGTAAYLFDRKVLRKKAGVIG is encoded by the coding sequence ATGTCATCCGCCAACCAACCGTATATAGACCCTAGTGAGATTGCTCTAAAGGGCTCGGTAGTGGAGCGCTTTAAAAACCGTCGTGATGCTTTTTGGGCTGGTATTCGGGATGCCGCAGGGGCGCCAGCGATGGTCTTATTTGCCGGCATGGTTGGATTCGGGGCGATGGGTAAGACCAACGGCATGGATGCTTGGTTTACTGGAGCCACTAGTTTCTTCATGTTTGCGTTACCTGGTCAGGTAGTTTTGCTGGAGATGGCAATTACTGGATCATCAGTGATTGCGATTGCTTTGGCGGTGACCTTAACGTCCACGCGCTTCATCACTATGACGGTGACACTCTTTCCTCAGCTTCATGAAAAAGATCGCAATCGCAGTCTTTATGCCTCGGTTCATCTCTTGGCAATGACTGCATGGGCAATCTCGATGCGCGAGTTTCAGACAATTGAGGCCAAGCATCGATCGAGTTATTTCATGGGTCTTGGCTTGCTATGTTGGTTGATCTCTGTGCCGGGCACTATTTTGGGTTACTTTTTAGCGGGCATGGTGCCGCCAGCGATCACTTTGGGTTTGGTATTTATCAACCCTCTATTCTTTTTGCTCACGTTTACTGAGGTAGAGCCTTGGGTTAATCGTATTGCTATTGGCCTAGGATTTATTCTTGGCCCATTTTTCTTTATCTGGGATCGCGATACAAGCTTGCTGACTACGGGTTTAGTAGCAGGCACTGCTGCTTACTTATTTGATCGAAAAGTATTGCGTAAGAAGGCGGGGGTAATCGGCTAA
- a CDS encoding AzlD domain-containing protein, producing MNTALQGWGLWIALAGATFGTYFCRAIGVLLAKKINQESEIFRWLAAVTYAMVAALVVRMVLMPIGLLATVPVWIRILICVLSIGVMVSKPTRRLVPALLTGTLLMLAYGVMR from the coding sequence ATGAATACTGCTCTTCAAGGATGGGGTTTATGGATTGCTTTAGCTGGCGCCACATTCGGGACCTACTTTTGCCGCGCAATTGGTGTTCTGCTCGCTAAAAAAATCAACCAAGAGAGCGAAATATTTCGTTGGCTTGCAGCGGTGACTTATGCAATGGTTGCAGCTTTGGTTGTCAGAATGGTTTTGATGCCCATTGGTCTCCTGGCAACTGTACCCGTCTGGATTCGGATTCTGATTTGCGTTCTCAGTATTGGCGTGATGGTTTCTAAGCCAACACGCCGCCTTGTTCCAGCCTTATTGACTGGAACACTGTTGATGCTCGCATACGGCGTGATGCGCTAA
- a CDS encoding FAD-binding and (Fe-S)-binding domain-containing protein — translation MNKPLDLPLPEFVANKAELAKRLRQETSGEVMTDMASRGRYATDASIYQAMPVAVLVPKTAEDIATAIQIAADLGVPVLPRGGGTSQCGQTTGTALVIDNTKYFRKLLHADPENATAVVEPGIVLDHLNAALKPHGLWYPVDVSTGGQATIGGMAGNNSCGSRSIAYGNMVHNVLGIDAWLANGQVASFGNYANSSGAAKQLGDFVKGLANTLQPEIEAHFPKVLRRVAGYNLDVFHPQSERPYTQDGSVNLAHLLVGSEGTLAYFKSLELKLAPLPQHKVLGVVNFASFFKAMDSAQHIVKLGPTAVELVDRTMIDLARHNPSFKKTIETALIDASGPTPEAILLVEFSGEAHAPLLEKLKSLQDLMGDLGLPGSVVAMPDAGLQKNLWEVRKAGLNIMMSLKGDGKPVSFIEDCAVPLESLAEYTQALTDVFSKYGSRGTWYAHASVGTLHVRPILDMRRDGAQKMRAVAEEASALVRKYKGAYSGEHGDGICRGEWISWQFGPKITEALAEIKHEFDPNGLFNPGKIVNPPKMDDASNFRFPPSYKVIPLQPALDWSAWNVQNNPVTEETSAPGTGGDPAMGLAKAVEMCNNNGHCRKFDAEVMCPSYRVTRDEKHLTRGRANTLRLALSNQLDIKDESSPLGSDAIKEVMELCVSCKACRRECPTGVDMAKMKIEFLSAYKKRVGHTMRDLAVAYLPKYAPIISSIPGLPTLLNLRNHITPIAKLQEWVMGISAQRSLPIWKAKTFWSEKSKLVPYQFTPAELSSAGANGNKGVVLLADTFNAYFEDENLQAALAVLKAAGYRVHIPQKNLEKQQSPADSSNTCSKEFCCGRTYLAAGMVDKAKASLDELVNHLAPFAEKGVPIIGLEPSCLFTLKDEALVMGFGERAVTVSKHVQLLEEFLASEARDGKLQLQLKPASRPVLFHGHCHQKAFAAVTPAMELLKLIPNAEPKLIESSCCGMAGSFGYEAEHIEVSKQMAEASLLPAIRKSPDSWVVADGTSCRHQITDGTQRDAVHIAKILAAHL, via the coding sequence ATGAACAAGCCACTCGATTTACCACTTCCAGAATTCGTTGCCAATAAGGCAGAGTTAGCCAAGCGCCTCAGACAAGAAACCTCTGGCGAGGTTATGACCGACATGGCTAGTCGTGGGCGCTATGCAACAGATGCCTCAATTTATCAAGCAATGCCAGTTGCTGTCTTAGTTCCTAAAACAGCTGAGGACATTGCAACGGCTATTCAGATTGCAGCTGATCTTGGGGTTCCAGTACTGCCACGTGGAGGCGGTACCAGTCAGTGCGGGCAGACCACTGGCACAGCGCTCGTAATCGACAATACAAAATACTTTCGCAAGCTCTTGCATGCTGACCCAGAAAATGCAACGGCAGTGGTTGAACCTGGCATCGTTTTAGATCACCTCAATGCCGCACTTAAACCCCATGGCCTTTGGTACCCGGTAGACGTTTCGACCGGCGGTCAAGCCACGATTGGTGGCATGGCTGGCAATAACTCTTGTGGCAGCCGCTCCATTGCCTACGGCAATATGGTGCATAACGTTTTGGGTATTGATGCTTGGCTGGCCAATGGACAAGTAGCGAGCTTTGGAAATTACGCCAATAGCTCTGGCGCCGCAAAGCAACTTGGTGATTTTGTAAAAGGTCTCGCCAATACACTCCAACCAGAAATTGAAGCGCATTTCCCTAAAGTATTAAGACGTGTAGCGGGATACAACTTGGATGTCTTTCATCCACAAAGCGAGCGCCCATACACCCAAGACGGTAGCGTCAACTTAGCGCACCTACTAGTTGGTAGCGAAGGTACCTTGGCTTATTTCAAATCACTTGAACTGAAGTTAGCTCCCTTGCCACAACACAAAGTGCTTGGGGTGGTGAACTTTGCAAGCTTCTTCAAGGCAATGGATAGCGCGCAACATATTGTCAAGCTTGGGCCGACTGCCGTTGAGTTGGTTGATCGCACAATGATTGACTTAGCGCGCCACAATCCGAGCTTTAAGAAAACCATTGAGACCGCCCTCATTGATGCTAGCGGCCCCACACCTGAAGCAATCCTATTGGTGGAGTTCTCCGGCGAAGCGCACGCGCCCTTGCTAGAGAAATTAAAGTCCTTACAGGATCTGATGGGTGACCTAGGTCTGCCAGGCTCGGTAGTAGCTATGCCTGATGCTGGTTTACAAAAGAATCTATGGGAAGTACGTAAGGCCGGCCTCAACATCATGATGAGTTTGAAGGGCGATGGCAAGCCAGTGAGCTTTATCGAAGACTGTGCAGTCCCGCTAGAAAGTCTTGCTGAATACACCCAAGCACTTACTGATGTATTTTCTAAATACGGTTCTCGTGGTACTTGGTATGCGCATGCTTCAGTAGGCACACTGCATGTACGCCCTATCCTGGACATGCGCCGTGATGGGGCACAGAAAATGCGTGCGGTTGCTGAAGAGGCATCTGCATTAGTGCGCAAGTACAAAGGTGCCTATAGCGGCGAACATGGTGATGGTATCTGTCGCGGGGAATGGATCTCCTGGCAATTTGGACCCAAGATTACTGAAGCCCTTGCAGAGATTAAACATGAATTTGATCCCAATGGATTATTTAATCCCGGCAAGATTGTTAATCCACCCAAGATGGATGATGCAAGCAACTTCCGCTTCCCACCAAGCTATAAAGTCATTCCGCTGCAACCTGCTTTAGATTGGTCTGCTTGGAACGTACAAAATAATCCCGTCACTGAAGAGACCAGTGCTCCCGGCACTGGCGGTGACCCTGCAATGGGATTAGCTAAAGCAGTCGAGATGTGTAACAACAACGGCCATTGTCGTAAGTTTGATGCGGAAGTAATGTGTCCAAGTTATCGCGTGACGCGTGATGAAAAGCACCTCACCCGCGGTCGCGCCAACACCTTACGTCTTGCACTGTCCAATCAACTGGATATCAAAGATGAAAGTTCACCTCTTGGTAGCGACGCTATTAAAGAAGTGATGGAGCTCTGTGTCAGCTGCAAGGCCTGCCGCCGTGAATGCCCTACTGGCGTTGATATGGCAAAGATGAAGATTGAGTTTTTGTCAGCTTATAAAAAGCGTGTTGGACATACGATGCGCGATCTGGCTGTCGCCTATCTACCCAAATATGCACCCATCATTAGCAGCATTCCTGGTTTGCCTACGCTACTCAATCTACGAAATCACATTACCCCGATTGCTAAATTGCAAGAATGGGTGATGGGTATTTCTGCACAAAGAAGCTTACCAATCTGGAAAGCAAAAACTTTTTGGAGTGAAAAGAGCAAACTCGTGCCATACCAATTTACGCCAGCAGAACTCAGTTCAGCAGGTGCAAATGGTAATAAGGGTGTAGTGCTCTTGGCTGATACCTTCAATGCCTACTTTGAAGATGAAAACTTGCAGGCGGCACTAGCTGTTCTGAAAGCCGCTGGCTATCGCGTGCACATTCCACAAAAGAACTTAGAGAAACAACAATCGCCAGCAGACTCCAGCAACACCTGCTCGAAAGAATTTTGTTGTGGTCGCACCTACTTAGCTGCTGGCATGGTGGATAAAGCCAAAGCCAGCTTGGATGAATTGGTAAATCACTTAGCTCCGTTTGCAGAAAAAGGAGTTCCGATTATTGGTCTCGAGCCATCCTGCCTTTTCACATTAAAGGATGAGGCTTTAGTCATGGGCTTTGGTGAGCGCGCTGTGACTGTAAGCAAGCATGTGCAACTCTTAGAGGAGTTCCTGGCTAGCGAAGCAAGGGATGGGAAGCTCCAGCTTCAACTCAAACCAGCCTCACGCCCAGTGCTATTCCATGGACATTGCCATCAAAAAGCATTTGCGGCTGTGACGCCAGCCATGGAACTGCTGAAGCTGATTCCCAACGCAGAGCCCAAGCTGATTGAATCCTCCTGTTGCGGCATGGCAGGTAGCTTTGGTTATGAAGCCGAGCACATTGAAGTATCAAAGCAAATGGCTGAAGCAAGCCTCTTGCCAGCAATTCGTAAGTCGCCAGATAGTTGGGTCGTTGCAGATGGGACAAGCTGTCGTCATCAGATTACTGATGGCACACAAAGAGACGCTGTACATATTGCCAAAATTTTGGCAGCTCATCTCTAA